A genomic stretch from Mauremys mutica isolate MM-2020 ecotype Southern chromosome 18, ASM2049712v1, whole genome shotgun sequence includes:
- the FUBP3 gene encoding far upstream element-binding protein 3 isoform X17, with the protein MFTIAAKIGDIPHLNNTTQLVDPSVYGYGVQKRPLDDGVGNQLGALVHQRTVITEEFKVPDKMVGFIIGRGGEQISRIQAESGCKIQIAPDSGGMPERPCVLTGTPESIEQAKRLLGQIVDRCRNGPGFHNDVDGNSTIQEILIPASKVGLVIGKGGETIKQLQERTGVKMVMIQDGPLPTGADKPLRITGDAFKVQQAREMVLEIIREKDQADFRGVRSDFSSRMGGGSIEVSVPRFAVGIVIGRNGEMIKKIQNDAGVRIQFKPDDGISPERVAQVMGLPDRCQHAAHIINELILTAQERDGFGSLAVARGRGRGRGDWSVGTPGGMQEITYTVPADKCGLVIGKGGENIKSINQQSGAHVELQRNPPPNTDPSVRIFTIRGVPQQIELARHLIDEKVGGTSMGGPGSFGQNPFSQAPATPHQNGPQAFMTQGWGSTYQTWQQPGQQVPNHNGTQSGQVEFTKAWEDYYKKLGQQSQQQNSQPDYSKAWEEYYKKQSHAASAASQASSQPDYTMAWAEYYRQQAAYYGQTLGQAQAHSQEQ; encoded by the exons TAGGTAACCAGTTAGGGGCCCTGGTACATCAAAG GACAGTAATAACAGAAGAATTCAAAGTGCCTGATAAAATGGTTGGATTTA TAATCGGCAGGGGCGGTGAACAGATCTCACGGATCCAGGCAGAGTCtggctgcaaaattcagattgcTCCAG ACAGCGGCGGGATGCCTGAGAGGCCCTGTGTTCTCACCGGAACACCAGAGAGCATTGA ACAAGCGAAGAGGCTACTGGGGCAGATAGTGGATCGCTGTCGGAATGGACCTGGCTTTCACAACGATGTTGATGGCAACAGTACGATCCAGGAGATTCTGATCCCGGCATCCAAAGTGGGTCTAGTCATTGGCAAAGGAGGCGAAACAATAAAACAGTTGCAG GAGCGAACAGGTGTGAAAATGGTTATGATCCAAGATGGCCCATTACCGACGGGAGCAGATAAACCTCTCCGTATTACTGGAGATGCTTTTAAAGTACAG caaGCAAGGGAAATGGTACTGGAGATCATCCGAGAGAAAGATCAGGCAGATTTCCGAGGCGTAcgaagtgatttcagctctagaaTGGGAGGAGGCAGTATAGAG GTCTCTGTGCCCAGGTTTGCTGTTGGAATTGTAATAGGAAGAAATGGAGAAATGATCAAAAAGATTCAGAATGATGCTGGCGTTAGGATTCAGTTTAAACCAG ATGATGGGATTAGTCCTGAAAGAGTCGCGCAGGTCATGGGGCTTCCTGATCGGTGTCAGCACGCAGCTCATATCATCAATGAGCTTATTCTCACAGCACAG GAACGAGATGGCTTTGGAAGTCTGGCAGTTGCCCGGGGAAGAGGTCGTGGTCGTGGGGACTGGAGCGTTGGGACACCTGGGGGAATGCAGGAAATAACCTACACGGTGCCAGCTGATAAGTGTGGCCTTGTTATAGGCAAAG GTGGAGAGAACATCAAGAGCATAAACCAGCAGTCAGGAGCCCACGTGGAGCTGCAAAGAAATCCACCTCCCAACACAGACCCTAGCGTACGGATATTCACCATTAGAGGAGTTCCCCAACAGATTGAGCTCGCTAGACATCTCATAGATGAGAAAGTTGGT GGTACCAGCATGGGTGGACCTGGCAGTTTTGGTCAAAATCCTTTCAGCCAAGCACCTGCTACACCTCATCAAAA TGGTCCTCAGGCATTCATGACGCAGGGTTGGGGCAGCACCTACCAGACGTGGCAACAGCCTGGACAGCAAGTCCCAA ATCACAATGGTACCCAGTCAGGCCAGGTGGAGTTCACCAAGGCGTGGGAGGATTATTATAAGAAACTAG GCCAACAGAGCCAGCAGCAGAACAGCCAGCCTGATTACAGCAAGGCGTGGGAGGAGTATTACAAAAAACAGA GTCAcgctgccagtgctgcttctCAGGCAAGTTCCCAGCCGGACTACACAATGGCGTGGGCGGAGTATTACAGACAGCAGGCTGCCTACTATGGACAGACACTAGGGCAAGCTCAGGCTCACAGCCAG GAGCAGTAG
- the FUBP3 gene encoding far upstream element-binding protein 3 isoform X19, producing MTPSLHASFAPARHLQNLLQSPAWSGQVHVYGNQLGALVHQRTVITEEFKVPDKMVGFIIGRGGEQISRIQAESGCKIQIAPDSGGMPERPCVLTGTPESIEQAKRLLGQIVDRCRNGPGFHNDVDGNSTIQEILIPASKVGLVIGKGGETIKQLQERTGVKMVMIQDGPLPTGADKPLRITGDAFKVQQAREMVLEIIREKDQADFRGVRSDFSSRMGGGSIEVSVPRFAVGIVIGRNGEMIKKIQNDAGVRIQFKPDDGISPERVAQVMGLPDRCQHAAHIINELILTAQERDGFGSLAVARGRGRGRGDWSVGTPGGMQEITYTVPADKCGLVIGKGGENIKSINQQSGAHVELQRNPPPNTDPSVRIFTIRGVPQQIELARHLIDEKVGGTSMGGPGSFGQNPFSQAPATPHQNGPQAFMTQGWGSTYQTWQQPGQQVPNHNGTQSGQVEFTKAWEDYYKKLGQQSQQQNSQPDYSKAWEEYYKKQSHAASAASQASSQPDYTMAWAEYYRQQAAYYGQTLGQAQAHSQEQ from the exons GTAACCAGTTAGGGGCCCTGGTACATCAAAG GACAGTAATAACAGAAGAATTCAAAGTGCCTGATAAAATGGTTGGATTTA TAATCGGCAGGGGCGGTGAACAGATCTCACGGATCCAGGCAGAGTCtggctgcaaaattcagattgcTCCAG ACAGCGGCGGGATGCCTGAGAGGCCCTGTGTTCTCACCGGAACACCAGAGAGCATTGA ACAAGCGAAGAGGCTACTGGGGCAGATAGTGGATCGCTGTCGGAATGGACCTGGCTTTCACAACGATGTTGATGGCAACAGTACGATCCAGGAGATTCTGATCCCGGCATCCAAAGTGGGTCTAGTCATTGGCAAAGGAGGCGAAACAATAAAACAGTTGCAG GAGCGAACAGGTGTGAAAATGGTTATGATCCAAGATGGCCCATTACCGACGGGAGCAGATAAACCTCTCCGTATTACTGGAGATGCTTTTAAAGTACAG caaGCAAGGGAAATGGTACTGGAGATCATCCGAGAGAAAGATCAGGCAGATTTCCGAGGCGTAcgaagtgatttcagctctagaaTGGGAGGAGGCAGTATAGAG GTCTCTGTGCCCAGGTTTGCTGTTGGAATTGTAATAGGAAGAAATGGAGAAATGATCAAAAAGATTCAGAATGATGCTGGCGTTAGGATTCAGTTTAAACCAG ATGATGGGATTAGTCCTGAAAGAGTCGCGCAGGTCATGGGGCTTCCTGATCGGTGTCAGCACGCAGCTCATATCATCAATGAGCTTATTCTCACAGCACAG GAACGAGATGGCTTTGGAAGTCTGGCAGTTGCCCGGGGAAGAGGTCGTGGTCGTGGGGACTGGAGCGTTGGGACACCTGGGGGAATGCAGGAAATAACCTACACGGTGCCAGCTGATAAGTGTGGCCTTGTTATAGGCAAAG GTGGAGAGAACATCAAGAGCATAAACCAGCAGTCAGGAGCCCACGTGGAGCTGCAAAGAAATCCACCTCCCAACACAGACCCTAGCGTACGGATATTCACCATTAGAGGAGTTCCCCAACAGATTGAGCTCGCTAGACATCTCATAGATGAGAAAGTTGGT GGTACCAGCATGGGTGGACCTGGCAGTTTTGGTCAAAATCCTTTCAGCCAAGCACCTGCTACACCTCATCAAAA TGGTCCTCAGGCATTCATGACGCAGGGTTGGGGCAGCACCTACCAGACGTGGCAACAGCCTGGACAGCAAGTCCCAA ATCACAATGGTACCCAGTCAGGCCAGGTGGAGTTCACCAAGGCGTGGGAGGATTATTATAAGAAACTAG GCCAACAGAGCCAGCAGCAGAACAGCCAGCCTGATTACAGCAAGGCGTGGGAGGAGTATTACAAAAAACAGA GTCAcgctgccagtgctgcttctCAGGCAAGTTCCCAGCCGGACTACACAATGGCGTGGGCGGAGTATTACAGACAGCAGGCTGCCTACTATGGACAGACACTAGGGCAAGCTCAGGCTCACAGCCAG GAGCAGTAG
- the FUBP3 gene encoding far upstream element-binding protein 3 isoform X15: protein MFTIAAKIGDIPHLNNTTQLVDPSVYGYGVQKRPLDDGGLRLSGLHGAQIRDTERIGNQLGALVHQRTVITEEFKVPDKMVGFIIGRGGEQISRIQAESGCKIQIAPDSGGMPERPCVLTGTPESIEQAKRLLGQIVDRCRNGPGFHNDVDGNSTIQEILIPASKVGLVIGKGGETIKQLQERTGVKMVMIQDGPLPTGADKPLRITGDAFKVQQAREMVLEIIREKDQADFRGVRSDFSSRMGGGSIEVSVPRFAVGIVIGRNGEMIKKIQNDAGVRIQFKPDDGISPERVAQVMGLPDRCQHAAHIINELILTAQERDGFGSLAVARGRGRGRGDWSVGTPGGMQEITYTVPADKCGLVIGKGGENIKSINQQSGAHVELQRNPPPNTDPSVRIFTIRGVPQQIELARHLIDEKVGGTSMGGPGSFGQNPFSQAPATPHQNGPQAFMTQGWGSTYQTWQQPGQQVPNHNGTQSGQVEFTKAWEDYYKKLGQQSQQQNSQPDYSKAWEEYYKKQSHAASAASQASSQPDYTMAWAEYYRQQAAYYGQTLGQAQAHSQEQ from the exons GTCTCCGTTTAAGTGGGCTCCATGGAGCACAGATAAGAGATACAGAGAGAA TAGGTAACCAGTTAGGGGCCCTGGTACATCAAAG GACAGTAATAACAGAAGAATTCAAAGTGCCTGATAAAATGGTTGGATTTA TAATCGGCAGGGGCGGTGAACAGATCTCACGGATCCAGGCAGAGTCtggctgcaaaattcagattgcTCCAG ACAGCGGCGGGATGCCTGAGAGGCCCTGTGTTCTCACCGGAACACCAGAGAGCATTGA ACAAGCGAAGAGGCTACTGGGGCAGATAGTGGATCGCTGTCGGAATGGACCTGGCTTTCACAACGATGTTGATGGCAACAGTACGATCCAGGAGATTCTGATCCCGGCATCCAAAGTGGGTCTAGTCATTGGCAAAGGAGGCGAAACAATAAAACAGTTGCAG GAGCGAACAGGTGTGAAAATGGTTATGATCCAAGATGGCCCATTACCGACGGGAGCAGATAAACCTCTCCGTATTACTGGAGATGCTTTTAAAGTACAG caaGCAAGGGAAATGGTACTGGAGATCATCCGAGAGAAAGATCAGGCAGATTTCCGAGGCGTAcgaagtgatttcagctctagaaTGGGAGGAGGCAGTATAGAG GTCTCTGTGCCCAGGTTTGCTGTTGGAATTGTAATAGGAAGAAATGGAGAAATGATCAAAAAGATTCAGAATGATGCTGGCGTTAGGATTCAGTTTAAACCAG ATGATGGGATTAGTCCTGAAAGAGTCGCGCAGGTCATGGGGCTTCCTGATCGGTGTCAGCACGCAGCTCATATCATCAATGAGCTTATTCTCACAGCACAG GAACGAGATGGCTTTGGAAGTCTGGCAGTTGCCCGGGGAAGAGGTCGTGGTCGTGGGGACTGGAGCGTTGGGACACCTGGGGGAATGCAGGAAATAACCTACACGGTGCCAGCTGATAAGTGTGGCCTTGTTATAGGCAAAG GTGGAGAGAACATCAAGAGCATAAACCAGCAGTCAGGAGCCCACGTGGAGCTGCAAAGAAATCCACCTCCCAACACAGACCCTAGCGTACGGATATTCACCATTAGAGGAGTTCCCCAACAGATTGAGCTCGCTAGACATCTCATAGATGAGAAAGTTGGT GGTACCAGCATGGGTGGACCTGGCAGTTTTGGTCAAAATCCTTTCAGCCAAGCACCTGCTACACCTCATCAAAA TGGTCCTCAGGCATTCATGACGCAGGGTTGGGGCAGCACCTACCAGACGTGGCAACAGCCTGGACAGCAAGTCCCAA ATCACAATGGTACCCAGTCAGGCCAGGTGGAGTTCACCAAGGCGTGGGAGGATTATTATAAGAAACTAG GCCAACAGAGCCAGCAGCAGAACAGCCAGCCTGATTACAGCAAGGCGTGGGAGGAGTATTACAAAAAACAGA GTCAcgctgccagtgctgcttctCAGGCAAGTTCCCAGCCGGACTACACAATGGCGTGGGCGGAGTATTACAGACAGCAGGCTGCCTACTATGGACAGACACTAGGGCAAGCTCAGGCTCACAGCCAG GAGCAGTAG